Sequence from the Enhydrobacter sp. genome:
CCGGTCGACCGCTGCAGGAGATGCCCCAGCCCGGAGTGTCGGCACGAGCGGTCGCTCGGAATTCTGTATAGGCCTTTTCGCTATTGCCGCAATTTCCGCCAGCGTGCCACACCCTCGGGCGTCAGAAATTATGATCCAAATTGCCATACCGAGGGCGGCACCGCTTGGCGAGGCATGGCGGCGCAACGACCGGCGCCTTATATAGCCCGCGCCATGGCCCGTAACTCCCTCGACATCGACAAGGCACCTGCCGACACGCGGGTGGTCGTCGCCATGTCGGGAGGAGTCGATTCGTCGGTCGCGGCGGCGTTGCTCAAGGAACAGGGCTACGACGTGCTCGGCGTGACGCTGCAGCTCTACGACCACGGAGTCGCTGTCGGCAAGAAGGGTGCGTGCTGCGCCGGCCAGGACATTCTCGATGCGCGCCATGTCGCGGAGCGCATCGGCATCCCGCACTACGTGCTCGACTACGAGAGCCGTTTTCGTGCGGAGGTCATGGACTCCTTCGCCGACTCCTACGTGCGCGGCGAGACCCCCGTGCCCTGCATCACCTGCAACCGCACCGTGAAATTCCGCGACCTGCTGCGGACCGCGCGCGAACTCGGTGCCGAGGCGCTCGCGACCGGCCACTACGTGCGGCGGGTGGTGGGCGAGGCCGGACCGGAACTCCATCGCGGCGCCGATCCGGCGCGCGACCAGAGCTACTTCCTGTTCGGCACGACGCGCGAGCAGCTCGACGTTTTGCGTTTTCCCCTCGGCAACCTGACCAAGAGCGAGACGCGCGCGCTGGCCGAGCGCTTCGGCCTGCCCGTCGCCGACAAGCCCGACAGTCAGGACATCTGTTTCGTGCCGAGTGGCGACTACGCGTCCGTCGTGCGCCGACTCCGCCCCGAGAGCGGTGAACCCGGCGACATTGTCGATCTCGATGGCCGGGTGATTGGCCGCCACGACGGCATCATAGGCTTCACCGTCGGCCAGCGTCGCGGTCTGTCCCTCGGCGGCCGCGACGGGACCGACAACGAGCCCCTCTATGTCGTTCGGCTCGAGCCGGAGACCCGCCGCGTCGTGGTCGGTCCCCGCGGCGCGCTCGGTCGCTCGGAGGTCGCGCTGCGCGACGTGAACTGGATTGGTCCGCCGATCGCGGATGCCCTGCCGGTGCAGGTGCGCGTTCGGTCCTCCCAGGCGCTGCGGCCGGCGCTGGTGGCGTTCGGTGGTGGCGGTGCCATCGTGCGCTTCGTCGAGCCCGAGATCGGGGTGGCGCCCGGCCAGGCCTGCGTGATCCACGATTCGGCGGGCGGCAGTCGCGTGCTGGGCGGCGGCTTCATCCGGCGTGCCTAGCGGCGCAAGTCGCAGCTAAGCTTGCTGCGGTGAATGGCGATGGTTTCGTCGCCCTGGCGCAGGCAGCCCATGACCCAGTCGCCCGTATAGACGTCGCCCGTGCTGTAGACCTTGAACGAGCCCTCGCCATGGGGCGTCTCGTTCCTGAATTCGCCCTCGTAGACGTCGCCGTTCGACCAGCGGTAGCGGCCGCGTCCGGTGATGACGCCGTCCCTGAATTCGCCTTCGTAGTAGTTGCCGTTCAGAAACTTGAAGATGCCCTTGCCGTTCTGCCGGCCGCGAGACCAGTCGCCCGTGTAGGTGCTGCCGCCGTACCATTCGTAGGTGCCGCGTCCGTCCGGTAGGCCGTCCTTCCACATGCCTTCGTAGGTGTTGCGGTTGAACCAGGTCTGCTTGCCGCGGCCGTTGCGCTCACCGTCCTTGAATTCGCCTTCATAGACGTCGCCGTTGGTCTGGGTGAGGGTGCCGCGGCCTTCCATCCGGCCCTTCTTCATTTCGCCCGAGTAGCTCTTGCGGGTCGGCTGGCCGGCGAGGATCCAGCGCAGCACACCCTTGCCTTCGGCGTAGCCCTCGAGGCACTCGCCCTCCCAGCTCACCTGCTCGTTGGAGACCGGGTAGGCGTTCCATACCTTGCACTCGGTCCTGGGATCGGCGAACCAGCCTGGTCGCGCCCACGACTGCCCGAACGCGGGAAGGGCGAGGAACATGAGCCCGACGGCCCAGAGACAGAGCGACATGATGGGAGCCTTTCTCCAAGACTACCTTGGAGACGGCGCCGTTGACAGCCCGGCGCCCGCACCCTTAATACCCCGCACTCGCGCCCATCCGCGGGCGCTTCATGGCTGGGTAGCTCAGCTGGTTAGAGCACGGCACTCATAATGCCGGGGTCGGCGGTTCAAGTCCGCCCCCAGCTACCAAATTTGGCCCCCGGTCGCGCGCGGCCGGGGGCTTTATTTCGTATCCCCCTGTCGCCACGTTAGGATCATGCCGGAACGACACACGCACCAGACCGACGTCGTCATCGTGGGCGCCGGCCCCGTCGGCCTGTTCGCCGTGTTCGAATGCGGCATGGTGCGGCTGCACTGCCATGTCGTCGACGTGCTCGACGATGCCGGTGGCCAGTGCACCGCGCTCTATCCTGAGAAACCGATCTACGACATCCCGGGTTTCCCGCGCATCGAGGCGGCCGAACTGGTGGTGAGGCTGAAGGCGCAGGCGGCACCGTTCCGTCCGGTCTATCACCTCGGCGAGCAGGTGCAGGGCCTCGAGCCACTCACCGGCGGCTACTGGCGGGTCACGACCTCCAAAGGAACGGTGCTGCAGGCCAAGGCCGTGATCGTCGCCGCAGGCGTCGGCGCCTTCGGGCCGAACCGACCGCCGCTTCCCGGTATCGAAGCGTACGAGGGCAGGAGCGTCTTCTACTACGTCACCCAGCGCGAGTCCTTGCGTGGCAAGCGTGTGGTCATCGCGGGCGGCGGCGATACCGCCGTCGACTGGGCGCTGTCGCTGGCCGAGATAGCCGCGCGCGTTTCGGTGGTCCACCGCCGCGACCGCTTCCGTGCCGCGCCCGAGAGCGAGGCCCGGCTCAAGGTGATGGCGCAGCAAGGCAAGATCGACCTCGTCGTGCCCTATCAACTCGCGGGGCTCGAGGGCGACGGCGGCCAGCTCAGGTCGGTCACGGTAGCGACGCTCGACGGGGCGGTGAGGAAGATCGAGGCCGACATGCTGCTGCCGTTCTTCGGGCTGTCCATGTCGCTCGGGCCGATCGTCGAATGGGGGTTGGCGCTCGAGCGCAACCAGATCGCCGTCGATGCCGCGACAGCCGCTACCAGCAAGGCGGGCATCTTCGCCGTCGGCGACGTCGTTACCTATCCTGGCAAGCTGAAACTGATCCTGACCGGCTTTGCCGAGGCCGCCATCGCCGCGCGCTCGGCCTACGCGCTGATCCACCCCGAGACGCCGCTGCACTTCGAGTATTCGACGACCTCGGGCGTGCCGGCGGTCTAGGTGACCGGTCGGCTCTGCGGCAGGCGGTCCTTCTTCACGTAGACCGGTGGCGCGAGTTGCTCGGCGCTGCGGCCGGCCCAATCGCGCTGCGGCACGGTCTTGAGGCGCTTGCGCTGGCCTTCGACCAGGCCGGCCGTTGCCGCGTCGACGTCGATGGTCTGCACCTTGCCGTCGCGCACCACTTGGACGCCGTCGACATAGACATGGCGAATGGCGCGGTCGCTCGCCGAGTAGATCAGGCTGCGCACCGGCTCCTGCGCCGGTTGCATGTAGGGATGCGCCATGTCGACGAGGGCGAAGTCGGCCTTGGCGCCGGGTGCCAGCCGCCCGAGGTCGGGCCGGCGCAGGATCTTCGCACCGCCGACCGTCGCCGCCTCGAAGGCGTGCCGCGTTGTGCCCATCTTGTAGTTGCCGGAGACGACGCGCGCGAGATAGCAGGCGAGCCGGATCTCATCGACCATGTTGTGCGGGAACGTGTCGGTACCGATGCCGACCGTGATGCCCGAGTTCATGTAGCGGCCGATCGTGTTCAGCGCCATGCCACGGCGCGCGAAGACGGTCGGGCAGTGCGCAACGGCGGCACCGGAGTCTTTGAGGATCTCGAAATCGCGGCCGTGCGGATAGTGGATCTGTGGATGGTCGCTGAGGAAGATTGCATGGCCGATCACCAGGTCGGGACCCAGCACGCCGATTGCATCGAGCCATTCGATCGGAGTCTTGCCGTGGCGATGCACCATCTCGTGGAACTCGACGACGGCCTGGCAGGCGTGGGTCTGCATCGGGATGCCGCGCCCGCGGGCCTCCTGCAGGGCCTCCTTGAAGTAGCCTTCGCGGCAGGTGTCGATCTGCGACGGGCAGACCATGCCCGACAGGCGGCCGCTGGGGTGCCTGAGCGCGGCGTCGATCGTCGCCATCGCCGACTGGAAGGCCTTTTCCCCCGCCTTTTCGTCCCAAGCGTACTCGACCGTATGGCCGTTCCGGGTGAACCAGTATCCTTGACGCATCATCGGTGCTACCACCGCGCGGATCCCCGAGCGCGCGAGATCTTCGACCCATCCAGGCCGTGCCACCGAGAGATCGGTGATCGTGGTAACGCCGCTCTTGAGCAGCTCAGACAGAGCGACCAACGTGGACGGGCCGGCATCTTCGGCGTCAAGGCCGAACACCGGCAGGTATTCGTACAGCGAGCTTTGGCCCAGCTTGTCGCTGCCGAACTCCTCGGTCAGGCCCTTGTTGGCGGGTTCCGAGAAGGGATGGCTGTGCACGTTGACGAAGCCCGGGATCGCCAGGTAGCCCTTGCCGTCGACGGTGGTATCAGCGGTGCCGGCGTAGCCCGGTCCGACATGGACGATCTCGTTGCCGCGGAACACCAGGTCGGCACCGTCGAGATAGACGTGGCGCTGCTCGGCCTCGTCCCAGGCCACGACATGGTCGAGGTTCGCGATGCGGGTGATCTTGTCGCTCATCGGATGCTTACCCTCCGCGCGTGAGACTGGCATGATTGGGCTATGACTTCAAAACTCAGCGAAGCCGCCAAAGGCGTCTACATCATCGCCGCCACGCCCTTCACAGACGACGGTGCCCTCGACCGCGCGAGCATCGACTCTCTGACAGACTTCTATATCGACTGCGGCGTACACGGCTTCACCTTGCTAGGCATGATGGGCGAGGCGCACAAGCTTACCGTCGAGGAATCGCTCGAGGTGGTGAAGCGCGTCGTCGCGCGCGCCGGCGACCGCCAGGTGATCGTCGGCGTGAGCCACGCCGGGCTGGAGAACGTGCGGCGGCTCGCGCACGAGGCGATGATCGCCGGCGCAGCGGGCGTGATGGTCGCGCCTCAGGCTGGCCTCAAGGGCGACGACGGCATCTACAACTACTATGCGCAGGTGTTCCAGGCACTCGGCCCGGATATTCCGGTCGTCTACCAGGACTATCCGCAGGCCACGGGCGTCTACCTGCCGGCGACGGTGTTCGAGCGGCTGGTCGACGACTTCAACCAGCTCGTCATGCTGAAGCACGAGGATGCGCCGGGTCTCGCCAAGCTCTCGCGCATCCGCGAGGGCGAGAAGAAGCCGGGTCGCCGCCGTGTTTCGATCCTGGTCGGCAACGGCGGCCTCTACTATCCGCAGGAGATGCGGCGCGGCGCCGACGGCGCCATGACCGGCTTCGCCTGGCCGGAGATGCTGGTGCAGGTCTATGAGCTCTTCGCGGTGGGCAAGCCGGAGGAGGCGGAGGACCTGTTCGACATCTACCTGCCGCTGGTGCGGCACGAGGTGCAGCCGGCGGTCGGGCTGGCGCTACGCAAGGAGGTGCTGTTCCGCCGCGGCGCCATCAAGTCGCCCCGGCAGCGCGCGCCGGGCTCCTCGCTGACGGCAGCCGACAAGGTCGAGCTCGACGGTCTGATCATGCGCATGGAGCGCCGGCTTGCCGCGTCGGGCCATGGTCGCAAAGTGGCGGCGGAGTAGGAGATGGCCGACTACGACCTGATCGTCCGCAACGCCCGCATTGTCACCGAGGACCGCCAGATCGAGGGCGACATCGCCGTCAAGGACGGCCGCTTTGCTGCGATCGAGCCGGGGGTGAAGGGCACGGCGTCGCGCGAGATCGACGCTGCGGCCAAGTTCGTGCTGCCCGGCGGCATCGACAGCCACGTCCATATCGAGCAGCGCTCGGGCTTCGGCATCATGTGCGCCGACGATTTCTACAGCGGCACCGTGTCGGCGGCCTTCGGCGGCACGACCACGGTGATCCCGTTCGCTGCTCAGCACCGCGGCATGTCGCTCCGCCAGGTGGTGCAGGACTACCACGCCGCTGCTACGCCCAAGGCGGTGATCGACTACGCCTTCCATCTGATCGTCACCGATCCGACGCCGCAGGCGCTTGGGCAGGACCTGCCGGCGCTGATCAAGGACGGCTACACCTCGTTCAAGATCTACATGACCTACGACGCCATGAAGGTCAGCGACTACCAGATGCTCGACATCCTGGCGCTGGCGCGGCGCGAGGGCGCGCTGGTGATGGTGCATGCCGAGAACCACGACATGATCCAGTGGCTGGCGCATCACCTGATCGACCAGGGCCACGGCGCCCCCAAGTTCCACGCCATCGCCCATGCGCGCGTCGCCGAGGCCGAGGCGACCAACCGGGCGATCTCGCTGGCGCGGCTGGTCGATGCGCCGATGCTGATCGTGCACATGTCGGAGATCGAGGCGCTCGAGACGCTGCGTCAGGCGCAGAGGAAGGGACTAAAGATCTTCGGCGAGACCTGTCCGCAATACATCGCGCTGACGGCCGACGACATGGACAAGCCCGGCGTCGAGGGCGCGATGTGGTGTTGCAGCCCGCCGCCGCGCGATTCGATGGCGCAGGAAGCGGTGTGGGCGGCGCTGAAGGACGGCACCCTGCAGACGTTCTCGTCCGATCATGCGCCCTACCAGTTCAACGAGAGGGGTAAGATCCCCAAGGGCGACAGGACCACCTTCAAGGAGATGGCCAACGGCGTGCCGGGACTGGAGTTGCGCCTGCCGCTGCTGTTCAGCGAGGGCGTGCAGAAGGGCCGTATCAGCCTGCAGCAGTTCGTGGCGCTGGGCTCGACCAACCATGCGCGGCTCTACGGCCTCTATCCGCGCAAGGGCACCATCGCCGTCGGCTCCGACGCCGACTTCGCCATCTGGGACGCCGACAAGCGTGTCACCGTGCAGTGGAAGGAGATGCTGCACGACAATGTCGGCTACAGTCCTTACGAGGGCCGAGAGATCCATGGCTGGCCGGTGGTGGTGGTGAGCCGCGGCCGCGTCGTCGTCGATAATGGCAAGCTCGACGCCGAGCGCGGCTCCGGCCAGTTCCTGCCCTGCGATTCGCCCGATAGCGCTAAGCCCAAAGGCATGATCGCCCCCGAGCTGCAGAGCATGTCGCGGTTCGGGTTGAAGCCGCTCTTCTAGAGGAGATAGTAGCCGTGTCCCGCCGCCTGAAAGTCTCGTCTGCCCAGTTGGGCCCGATCCATCTCCGTGACAGCCGCGCCAGCGTGGTCATGCGCATGGTCGAGATGCTGAAGGAGGCCGATTCGCGCGGCTCGAAGTTCGTGGTGTTTCCGGAACTGGCGCTCACGACTTTCTTCCCGCGCTATTGGTACGACGACCCGAACGAGGTCGAGAAGTATTTCGAGAACCAGATGCCGAGCCCCGAGACGATGCCGCTGTTCGAGCTGGCACGGCAGAAGGGTATCGGATTCTACCTGGGCTATGCCGAGCGAACGGAGGAGGGCGGCAAGCCGCACCATTTCAACACCTCAATCCTTGTCGGCCCTGACGGACGGATGATCGGCAAGTACCGCAAGGTCCATCTGCCGGGTCACGACGACCATCGCAAGAACGTGCCGTATCAGCATCTCGAGAAGAAGTACTTCGAGGTCGGCAATCTCGGCTTCAACGTCTGGAAGATGTTCGAGGACGAGGTTCGGATCGGCCAATGCATCTGCAACGACCGGCGCTGGCCCGAGACGTTCCGCGTCATGGGGCTGAAGGGCGCCGAGATGGTGGTGCTGGGCTACAACACGCCGACCGACAACGTCTATGCGCCGCACGAGCCGCCCTACCTGCGCGTGTTCCACCACAATCTTTCGATCCAGGCCGCGGCCTATCAGAACGGCATCTGGGTCGTGGCGACGGCGAAGGCGGGCAAGGAGGACGGCTACTGGCTGCACGGTGGCAGCGCCATCGTGGCGCCGACCGGCGAGATCGTGGCCAAGGGCACGACCGAGGGGGACGAAGTCATCTCCTACGATTGCGATCTGGCGCTGGGCGAATACATCCGCAACACGACCTTCAATTTCGCCAAGCACCGCCGGCCGGAGCACTACAAGCTGATCTCCGAGCGCACCGGCGTCGAGGTCGAGACGGCGAACTGAGGGGGACTGCGTCATGCAATACGCTGCCAGGGACATCACGCCGCACGAGCGCTACAAACTCCTGATCTCCTTCGTGCTGCCGCGGCCGATCGCCTGGCTGACGACGATCGGCCCGAACGGCGTGGTCAACGCGGCGCCCTTCAGCTTCTTCAATGTCTTCGGGGAAGATCCGCCGCTGATCATGGTAGCCATCAACAAGCGACCCGACGGGCGCATCAAGGATACCTGGATCAACATCCAGCGCACGGGGGAGTTCGTGGTCAATCTGACCGACGAGCCGTTGGCGCGGGCGATGCACGAGTCGAGCGGCGACTTCCCGCCCGACGTCGGCGAGCCGGACTATCTGGGCCTCAAGCTCGCGCCCTCGGTTGACGTCAGGCCGCCGCGGCTGGCCGATGCGCCGTGGGCGATGGAATGCAGGACCTGGCAGGTAATTGACGTCAAGGAAGACCGTCAGTTGATCATTGGCGAGGGCCTCCGCTTCCACATCCGCGACGAACTGTGGGATCCCAAGGCGATGCGCGTCCACATGGATAGGTATCACCCCATCGGCCGCATGTTCGCCGACCGCTACTGCCGCACCGACGATCGCGTCGTCTTTCCCGCGGCGGAGGGACCAAGGAAAGCCGCCGAATAGTCGGCGGTATCTACGACCAGTTCAGCCGGCTGCGGCCGATCGCCATGGAGACCGCAGCCTGGCTGGGTTCCACGACCGGCAGGCCAACATGGCGTTGCAGGCGGTCACGATACTTGGCCATGCCGGCGCAGCCCATGATCAGCACGTCGGCGCCATCCTCATCGCGCAGCTCGGCCGCGACCTCGGCCATGCGGGCGAAGGTCGTCGCTTCGTTGGCGAGCTCGACGACGCCGAGTCCGACCGCGCGGTCGCCGGCCATGCGGTCAGCAACGCCCATCTGGCCGACATAGCGGAGATGGCGCGGAATGGATTTCTTCAGGATGGAAATGACGCCGAAGCGCTGGCCGAGCGTGAGCGCTGTCAGGATGCCGCACTCGGCGATGCCCAGCACCGGTCTCGTGGTGATCTCCCGTGCCACATGAAGGCCGGGATCGGAGTAGCAGGCGATGACGAATGCCGAACAATCGTTGTCGCGCTTCCTCACTATTTCGCCGATCGGTGCGACAACCTGCTCGACATGCGCCTGGCTTTCGATGCCGGGTGGACCGTCGTTCAGCGTGACGCACTCAATGGTCGGGCCGCCCGCCATGCGCAACGGCTCCATGGCGCGATCTATGCCGTCGGTCACCGCCTGGGTGCTGTTGGGGTTTATGACCAGAATGCGTTCGGTGGATTGTGCCATGCGGCGAAGGATGGCCTCCAAATTGCTATTGGACAATGCCTGATCTAACGTTTTGCGCCCACGGCATGTGGAAGGGAGAACCAACATGATGCAACGCCGTTTCGCCGCAATCGCGGTCGCAGCGCTCTTGTGCGCCGTGCCAACGCTCGCCCAGGACAAGCAGCCGCCGCTGCGCACCGGAGTCGACGGCACCTTCGCCCCGCACGCCATGCCCAAACTGGGCGGCGGCGTCGAGGGCTTTCAGATCGACGTCTTCACCGAGGTGGCGCGCCGCATGAAGCGCGAGATCACCATCGATGCGGTGAGTTTCTCGACGCTCATCCCCGGCATGCAGGCGGGCCGCTACGATTTCATCGCCGCGCCGACGACCGTGACCAAGGAGCGGGCAGAGAACATGCTGTTCACGGCGGGCTACCTGTGGACCGCCTTCCAGTTCGGTATCAAGAAGGGGAGCGCGCCGATCAAGAGCTGGGCTGATCTCAAGGGCAAGTCGGTCGCCGTGAACAAAGGCACGCCCTACGAGACTCTCAGTAAGAAGATGGGCGAGGAGCACGGCTTCACCGTGCAGGTTTACGACACGCAACCCGACGCCGTGCAGGCAGTCCTCGCCGGCCGCGCCTATGCCACGTTGGGCGGCAATACGGTGATCGTCTACGCTGCCTCGAAGAACCCGCAGTTCGTCGCCGACCTCGAACTCAAGGATACGCGGGCCCACTGGGCCGCGCCCGTCCCCAAGAACAATCCCAAGCTTCGCGCCGAACTGCAGGATGCGCTCGATTGCATGAAGAAGGACGGCACGATGGCGAAATACTTCGAGAAGTGGTTCGGCAAGAAGCCGGAGCCGGACGACCTCGCCGTCACGATCACGCCGGGTTACGGCGTGCCGGGCATGCCGGGCTACGACCCGACGCCGCACGAGCTCAAGTGCAGCTGACACACATCGTCGACGCCCGCGCCGTCCACAAGCATTTCGGCACTCTCCACGTCCTGAAGGGTGTCGACCTGAAGGTCACGGAGCGTGAACTGGTATTCGTGATCGGGCCGTCCGGCTCGGGCAAGTCGACCCTGCTGCGCTGCCTCAATCGGCTCGAGGAACCGTCCTCGGGCTCGATCGTGGTCGACGGCATCGACATGCTCGATCGGAGCACCGACATCAACCACGCCCGCCAGCGCATCGGCATGGTGTTCCAGTCCTTCAACCTCTACCCGCACATGACGGCGTTGGGCAACGTCACGCTCGCCTTGCGCAAGGTGGCGGGCAAGAGCCGTGGGGAGGCCGACGAACTCGGGCGCAAGGCGCTGGTGCGGGTTGGGCTGGGCGATCGCGCGAGCCATCGGCCCGCCGAGCTGTCGGGCGGCCAACAGCAGCGTGTCGCCATCGCCCGGGCGATCGCACTGAAGCCGCGGGTGATGCTGTTCGACGAGCCGACCAGCGCGCTCGACCCCGAGCTCGTTGGATCGGTGCTGGCCGTGATGCGGGACTTGCGCGAGAGCGGCATGACGATGATCGTTGTCAGTCACGAGATGGGCTTCGCACGGGCGGCAGCCGACCGCGTCGTCTTCATGGATCACGGCCAGATCGTCGAGCAGGGGCCGCCCGCACAAATATTCGAGAGCCCGAACCAGGAGCGCACGCGCGCCTTCATCGGCCAGATCCAGCGGCACTGATGACGACCTGGGACCGCTTTCTCGACACCTTCTTCAACGCCAGGGTTATGGCGAAATACTTGCCGGACATCCTGTCTGGCGTGGTCGTCACCATCGAACTCGCCCTGCTGATCGTGACCAGTGGCCTGGTGGCCGGGCTGGTGCTGGCGCTTCTGCGGAGCCTCGGGATCAGGCCGCTCAACTGGCTGATCGTCTTCGTCGTCGACCTGTTCCGCTCGCTGCCGCCGCTGGTCATCATCGTTCTGATGTATTTCGGACTGCCGGCGGCGGGTTGGGGGCCTTCGGGTTTCGTATCGACCTGGCTGTCGTTGGCATTCGTGTTGATGGCCTTCTCGGAGGAGATATTCTGGGCCGGCATCACGTCGATCCCGAGAGGACAGTGGGAAGCGGCGCGGTCGACGGGGCTCTCGTTCGGCGAGACGTTGATCTACGTGATCCTCCCGCAGGCCTTACGCCTGACCATCCCGCCCCTCACCAATCGCACCATCGCCATCACCAAGGGTACGGCGCTCGGAACCGTCGTTGCGGTGACAGAGATCCTCGGACAGGCCAGTTCTGCGGTGTCCAACTCCTACAATCCTTCGCCGCTGATGATGGGCGCGGCGGCCTACGTCGTTCTCTTCCTGCCGGTCGTCGTCGCGGGCCGCTGGATCGAAACCAGGTTCGCATGGAAGAGATAGTCCAGAGCTTCTTCAATGCCGAGATCGCGCGGGCGGCGATGCCGATCGTGCTGGCCGGCTTGTTGAACACGGTGTTGTTGTCGCTCCTCGTCGTACCGCTCGGCCTGGCCGGTGGGACGATCCTGGCGCTGCTGGCCTCGGTGCGCCACCCCCTGGTGCGTTGGCCGCTGATGGCCTGGGTGGACTTCTTTCGAGCCTTCCCGCCGCTGGTCCTGCTGGTGCTCCTGTTCGCGGGACTGCCCTTTGCCGGGCTGGAGCTGGGCGGCTTCGCCTGCGTCGCCATCGCCTTCTTTCTCAACACCGGCGCCTACTACGGCGAGATACTGCGGGCGGGGATCGATTCGGTGCCTCATGGGCAGGTCGAGGCCGCCCGCTCGACCGGCTTGAGCAGCCTCCAGGCGACAACCTACATCGTGCTGCCGCAGGCGGTGAGGAACGTGCTACCCGATCTCATGTCGAACACGCTCGAGGTGGTGAAGCTGACATCGCTCGGCAGCGTTGTCGCGGTACCCGAGCTCCTGTTCCAGGCACGGCAGGCCCAGAGCCTCACCTACAACCCGACGCCCATTGTCATGGCCGCGGCGATCTATTTCCTCATTCTTTGGCCGATGGTGCGGCTCCTCAGCCGGCTGGAGAATCGGGCACTCGCGGGCAGGAGGTAGTAGGCGCCGCTGTGGTAGGCTGGCCATCGGGAGGAACCGATGGTCGATTTCACGCGACTGACCGGAGCTTTGCTGGGCAATCCGGGACTGCGGGAGCGCGCTGCTCTCGCATCGCTTGCCCTGAGGGTGAGGAGTGGCGATGAAACGTGGTCCGTGCAGATC
This genomic interval carries:
- a CDS encoding amidohydrolase family protein, translating into MSDKITRIANLDHVVAWDEAEQRHVYLDGADLVFRGNEIVHVGPGYAGTADTTVDGKGYLAIPGFVNVHSHPFSEPANKGLTEEFGSDKLGQSSLYEYLPVFGLDAEDAGPSTLVALSELLKSGVTTITDLSVARPGWVEDLARSGIRAVVAPMMRQGYWFTRNGHTVEYAWDEKAGEKAFQSAMATIDAALRHPSGRLSGMVCPSQIDTCREGYFKEALQEARGRGIPMQTHACQAVVEFHEMVHRHGKTPIEWLDAIGVLGPDLVIGHAIFLSDHPQIHYPHGRDFEILKDSGAAVAHCPTVFARRGMALNTIGRYMNSGITVGIGTDTFPHNMVDEIRLACYLARVVSGNYKMGTTRHAFEAATVGGAKILRRPDLGRLAPGAKADFALVDMAHPYMQPAQEPVRSLIYSASDRAIRHVYVDGVQVVRDGKVQTIDVDAATAGLVEGQRKRLKTVPQRDWAGRSAEQLAPPVYVKKDRLPQSRPVT
- a CDS encoding N-carbamoyl-D-amino-acid hydrolase, whose translation is MSRRLKVSSAQLGPIHLRDSRASVVMRMVEMLKEADSRGSKFVVFPELALTTFFPRYWYDDPNEVEKYFENQMPSPETMPLFELARQKGIGFYLGYAERTEEGGKPHHFNTSILVGPDGRMIGKYRKVHLPGHDDHRKNVPYQHLEKKYFEVGNLGFNVWKMFEDEVRIGQCICNDRRWPETFRVMGLKGAEMVVLGYNTPTDNVYAPHEPPYLRVFHHNLSIQAAAYQNGIWVVATAKAGKEDGYWLHGGSAIVAPTGEIVAKGTTEGDEVISYDCDLALGEYIRNTTFNFAKHRRPEHYKLISERTGVEVETAN
- the hydA gene encoding dihydropyrimidinase produces the protein MADYDLIVRNARIVTEDRQIEGDIAVKDGRFAAIEPGVKGTASREIDAAAKFVLPGGIDSHVHIEQRSGFGIMCADDFYSGTVSAAFGGTTTVIPFAAQHRGMSLRQVVQDYHAAATPKAVIDYAFHLIVTDPTPQALGQDLPALIKDGYTSFKIYMTYDAMKVSDYQMLDILALARREGALVMVHAENHDMIQWLAHHLIDQGHGAPKFHAIAHARVAEAEATNRAISLARLVDAPMLIVHMSEIEALETLRQAQRKGLKIFGETCPQYIALTADDMDKPGVEGAMWCCSPPPRDSMAQEAVWAALKDGTLQTFSSDHAPYQFNERGKIPKGDRTTFKEMANGVPGLELRLPLLFSEGVQKGRISLQQFVALGSTNHARLYGLYPRKGTIAVGSDADFAIWDADKRVTVQWKEMLHDNVGYSPYEGREIHGWPVVVVSRGRVVVDNGKLDAERGSGQFLPCDSPDSAKPKGMIAPELQSMSRFGLKPLF
- a CDS encoding aspartate/glutamate racemase family protein is translated as MAQSTERILVINPNSTQAVTDGIDRAMEPLRMAGGPTIECVTLNDGPPGIESQAHVEQVVAPIGEIVRKRDNDCSAFVIACYSDPGLHVAREITTRPVLGIAECGILTALTLGQRFGVISILKKSIPRHLRYVGQMGVADRMAGDRAVGLGVVELANEATTFARMAEVAAELRDEDGADVLIMGCAGMAKYRDRLQRHVGLPVVEPSQAAVSMAIGRSRLNWS
- a CDS encoding NAD(P)/FAD-dependent oxidoreductase, which produces MPERHTHQTDVVIVGAGPVGLFAVFECGMVRLHCHVVDVLDDAGGQCTALYPEKPIYDIPGFPRIEAAELVVRLKAQAAPFRPVYHLGEQVQGLEPLTGGYWRVTTSKGTVLQAKAVIVAAGVGAFGPNRPPLPGIEAYEGRSVFYYVTQRESLRGKRVVIAGGGDTAVDWALSLAEIAARVSVVHRRDRFRAAPESEARLKVMAQQGKIDLVVPYQLAGLEGDGGQLRSVTVATLDGAVRKIEADMLLPFFGLSMSLGPIVEWGLALERNQIAVDAATAATSKAGIFAVGDVVTYPGKLKLILTGFAEAAIAARSAYALIHPETPLHFEYSTTSGVPAV
- the mnmA gene encoding tRNA 2-thiouridine(34) synthase MnmA, with the protein product MARNSLDIDKAPADTRVVVAMSGGVDSSVAAALLKEQGYDVLGVTLQLYDHGVAVGKKGACCAGQDILDARHVAERIGIPHYVLDYESRFRAEVMDSFADSYVRGETPVPCITCNRTVKFRDLLRTARELGAEALATGHYVRRVVGEAGPELHRGADPARDQSYFLFGTTREQLDVLRFPLGNLTKSETRALAERFGLPVADKPDSQDICFVPSGDYASVVRRLRPESGEPGDIVDLDGRVIGRHDGIIGFTVGQRRGLSLGGRDGTDNEPLYVVRLEPETRRVVVGPRGALGRSEVALRDVNWIGPPIADALPVQVRVRSSQALRPALVAFGGGGAIVRFVEPEIGVAPGQACVIHDSAGGSRVLGGGFIRRA
- a CDS encoding flavin reductase family protein, with protein sequence MQYAARDITPHERYKLLISFVLPRPIAWLTTIGPNGVVNAAPFSFFNVFGEDPPLIMVAINKRPDGRIKDTWINIQRTGEFVVNLTDEPLARAMHESSGDFPPDVGEPDYLGLKLAPSVDVRPPRLADAPWAMECRTWQVIDVKEDRQLIIGEGLRFHIRDELWDPKAMRVHMDRYHPIGRMFADRYCRTDDRVVFPAAEGPRKAAE
- a CDS encoding dihydrodipicolinate synthase family protein — its product is MTSKLSEAAKGVYIIAATPFTDDGALDRASIDSLTDFYIDCGVHGFTLLGMMGEAHKLTVEESLEVVKRVVARAGDRQVIVGVSHAGLENVRRLAHEAMIAGAAGVMVAPQAGLKGDDGIYNYYAQVFQALGPDIPVVYQDYPQATGVYLPATVFERLVDDFNQLVMLKHEDAPGLAKLSRIREGEKKPGRRRVSILVGNGGLYYPQEMRRGADGAMTGFAWPEMLVQVYELFAVGKPEEAEDLFDIYLPLVRHEVQPAVGLALRKEVLFRRGAIKSPRQRAPGSSLTAADKVELDGLIMRMERRLAASGHGRKVAAE